The Lolium rigidum isolate FL_2022 chromosome 2, APGP_CSIRO_Lrig_0.1, whole genome shotgun sequence genomic interval ggctaggCTATACGCCGACGACCAAATGTAGGGGccatcggcgtacggcctcgccggagtagctcccAACCGCGATCGTCGGCGTAGagatggctacgccgagggcagccggccgtcggcataCGCCACGATTCCTATAGTGTGGCCTTCGAGAAGGGAAGCACTATCGACACGACGTTGCTGCCTGGACCAAaccggtcctagggtttcccctggcatGAAGAGTATAGTGGACACGGAATTCCCAAGACGCTATCCAAGAAGAAATGGTGCCACTCAATAGTGGCACTGCGTCACGGTCAGCACGGATTTCTCCCAACCCCATCCACAGAAAACCCTGCCGCAAGGGGGCACCACCACCTAGTTTCATCACCCACCAGCATGCGCCACCAGGCCCACCATGATCTTGCGATCACCATCATCGGTCGCTTCGAGACACTGACATGCGGCCTAAAGGAAGGAGGCACATGACATCGCCTAAAGGATCGAGGTTTGATGAATGCTTGAGGCTGCTATTTGGTTTCTGCACATGATCCACTGCGTGCTGAGATGATAATTAAACAAACAAGTGCAGGCCATTTTGAAATCCTCAGTTTTGCACTAGCAAACCTGTCAGATTTttatgtttttactattttcttgtttCTCAATCCTGAAACCACAATATTCTTTGTCCCAATCCTAATAAAGAGGCCTCAAGTTGTAGTATTTTTTTTTCAGCTTCAGATGCTGAGTGTAACTTTCTTATTAGTGGGCAATATGTATAATTGTCCATTCGTTCGTATCCTCATTCAAAAAGGCTAGAGGATCATGTACTTTTTTTTGATAaatgatgctttattacttaTAGAAagtaattacatccagcctctgcataaccaggatgcacacagccgttcaaataTCTGGAGCCAAAGTATATGTAAAGATAGGTGAAATACATATCgagacgatgaatcatataacgcctaggaTGAGGGTGGAGctccaatccgtagactatgctgctacccatgtagggaaaaagtgtccctcgccgtagcctccaaccgtgtacagacctccgtaactaggtctcggttctccgcccgctgaagaggtaaccacgaacggagaatacctgtacatctgtagatgacctgcaacaaagaataaattttatcgttaaaaatcttgtcatttctactcagccaaagcgcccagataactgatagcgcccccaccctaagaagcaacttaaaccttgaatcaataccgtgaagccaattgccaaagatatttgccacactagtcgggggatacagggtagacgctacttggatgactgaccatatagatcttgcaaaactgcactggaagaaaaggtgtttgatggtttcatcatgatgacagaaaacacaccgtgaacttccgtgccaattccgcttaacaagattatctttggtaagaataactcctcgacgaaggtaccatccaaaaaatttaatttttaatggtatcttcatcttccaaattttcttattattatcaactggtatatcaaaatgaaggatcgcattgtataaagatttgactgagaaagtgtcatctacatgaagattccatctaaattcatccggttcaagCGATAAGTGAATATCTCCCAATCGTTGAACTAGAGCATTCCATGCCAGTAGCCTTTGTCCAAGCAAaatccgtctgaacgtcacattcgggggtgaagTAGTCATTactgtagcaatggtatcacctttgcgacgaacaatactatacaaagcatgatactgttcacttagggaAGCATtatctaaccaaacatcttcccagaatcgtatttgtgctccattcttaatggagaaagtaccatggcgaaagaagatattctttgtcgccatgagaccatcccaaaagtgagaatccccaggtttccaaaccacttgggatagcgtcttcgagccaatatactttctccgaagaatagtttgccaaatcccatcctcggtaagaagcttaaaaagtcATTTACCCAGCAGAGCTAAATTCTTAACCTCCAAATCGTGAACTCCAAATCCGTCTTGATCTttaggactacaaactatactccatttaaccagaaaAATGCAAGTGGCAAGAGGAACTAATTAGCTCTTTCGTTGCTGACATTGATTAAATGCAAAACAGAGACAAAATGACTAGTAATACATTTAGACTGTCAAAGGAGGAGCGTTAAAACTTAAAAGGACATCTTCTTTCAAATTGTGAAGAAAGAACATTTACATTTGCTTTTGAAGAAAGGAATACAGAAACACTTTACAGTTAGAACGAATCCAAACAATGATTTACACAGCTATACCACCACtcgtaaaagaatgaaaaacaagTTAATAAACGGTATGTGCATCAACATGCATGGAATCTTGTTTCCTCACTTCTCAATAGGGCGTCTTGTTCACCCTCCGACAGTTCTTCCTAATCTCCCCATCCCTTCCGGTCAGCGGGCTTATGTTCCCCATTTTAACCATCGATGCAGCAAAGTTTCTGAAAAAGTCCTTCTGGTTACCAGAGAACCTGCGAGCGATTGGTGCGGTGGTCCTTGCCGCGACGGGATCGGACAACATCACCTGGTCCGACGGAAGCTGGGCGCGACCCCGTAAGAGGTTGCCATAGTACTTGTTGTCGAATACGTCAGGTGTGACGCCATCGAGGTTCACCAGCGCCCCCTCGCTCTGCCCAGCCGTGCAGTTCCGCTGTGTGAACTGACACTGCGTCCGCCCGAATGTGTGCGCTCCCTGCAACGCGACAAGGTCGGTGTCGTCGAGGCCCAAGTTCTTGAACTTCTCCTGGAGCGTCTCTAGGGGGTCAAAGGGGCTGGGGAGGTTCTTGGCGCTCTCGATGTTGGTGGTGGTGCCGTCGCGGCGGCCCAGCGGCACGGTCCAAGACGGCCCTCCGGCCAGTTCGACGGAGATCTCGGCGGCGAGGGTGAGgatgtcggcgcaggagacgATGCCGGGGCAAGCGTTCTCCAACGCGCGCTTGATGTTGTCGACCACGCCGAACCCGCGCGCCGACCTGTCGTTGGCGGGGACGTTCTTCTCGGTCATGATGGCCGCCTGGGCGTCGTCGTCGAGCAGAAGCGAGCCGTCGCAGCCCTGAAGAAGTTAACCACAACGATGAGAGGATGCACTATATATGGATAGACGTCGCTGATCTATATATTCGCCGGTGCGCGAAGGTGGCTTGGCGAACTTACATtgacgaagcagtcgtggaagtgGAGGCGGATGAGGCTGGCCGGGATACGCGCGTCGGCAACGCGGGCGTCCTGGATAACGCGCCTGACGATGTCGCGCGTGCCTGGGCACGAGCCATCGTAGAACGACGAGCTCAACCCGGCGCCCTGAGCTCCGTGGCTCAGCACTAGGACCAGTACTGCTGCTGCGAGCAATATGCTACAGCGAGCAGCTAACGAGAAGCGAAAGGAAGCGGCCATGTTCACAAGGAGGAACGCCTGCTGGTTTGCCAGCCACACTGGTGGAGCGATTGACAAGCAAGCTAGCTGCTAGATAGAAGGAAGGAAGTATCAGGGAGAACTTGATATGATGTGATCGAAACGGGAATGACATGGAGTCTATTTGTAGTCTTGATCCATTTGAGCAGGGCCGGTGTTGACCTTAGGTATGTTTGACAGGTTCCACGAGCATGCATGCCCTGCCGTTGTCAAATTGGGTATTGGTACGCCGTCGTTGGCCGCCGCTCCTGCACGCGGCTGCTCATGTTATTCTATTCGTAATTAATTTTATATACAGTACAATTAAGCGAGAAGAAGTTGCGGCAAGATGATGACTGGGGGAGGAAGAGAGATGGACTGTGGCGGGAAAAGGAAATGAGGCGGCAGGTTAACGTCAGACTGTTGCCGGGAAACGGCAGAGGGACCggatcctcttttttttttgcggggtagAGGGAACGGATCCAACCGTGTGATCCTTGCATTCCTGCTGTCATCGATCATGAGTGCGCCTGTCGTTTTTGACCCAGCCGATCGGGGGCTTTCTCCCTTACGGTTTCCGATGCCTTAAGctattactccctctgtttcaatcTATAATGTctatagattttctgcatttGTTTCATAACATAAGAAAAAAGTATGGCGGGGATACGCGAGATGGAGGGATCGGGAGGAAATCAGGGGATTTTCTTTAACGACAGAGAGGTTTCCGAGATTCTGTTTTGTCTTTCCTTATTTGTCTCCTGTTTCTGAGATCGTGGATGGACTCGTTAGGGGGTTTTGTGTTAAAAAAATGACTTGCGCTAATTAccgtgcagaaaatctataggcattataaattgaaacggagggagtattactctATTTTATCAGTTTTATTAGATGAGAATTAGCTTAGTAGTCAGTCAAgttcttagagcatgtctagcaggcccctcatatttctgccccgtatcccgccgttttttcgccccgtatcgaaaagttGCTAACAgaagagccattccgtctagcagaccccgtatttcgccccgtattttcaaaaataaaaaccccgggaagttcaatttcattgatcatactacggatcatacatacggatcaacgattctacatccagaatgcgcgatcctactcggggaggtcgactaggtacgagtccgcctccgcctccgcctcccgcaactccgcctccttcgcggcggcgatggccgccgccacatcttcctcctccgccctcttcctcttggcgtctgtaatatcccaggtaatgggattacaaaaatagaggaattagatgtgtgcattgcattcatgcatagaaaatctgggaaattttcgcgctttaaagtaaaacagtcacagtaactgaagtttcacttgaccttggtggaattgaagtagctcatcaaggcaagcgctataaacctcaatgtgactttacaaaaatcttgttttgggtagagatgatttgatctaaggggttagatcaaatggaactaataatcaacacaacaacactttaatcaatgatcaattgattgatctcataacagatcataatatggtaaccaTTGCCATAATATAAGAACATCTGTTCAATtataaaccaagtaacaataattggagaaactattcttcacttattttttttcatgtcttaaactaatccatgtccTTATCATaaacctatgatatccattctactttaatcttggaaacaagacaaggagatccaactaaggaatataatccttctctattctaaattaatattacatcaaacctagagggaTGAGAGTCCTACATTATTTACTAGAGAAGTAATAACAAattttgagttaaaccttggatataaatccatgaattcaaatcattatctttGAGAGAAATCCTAGAATAATTATTCATTTATGAGAAAGCTCAAaacatggtgttatactcaagataattgagacaaccataaccatgtgcacccaagaaactataagggagatattatgtttagttaatctagacaatgcttgatcatggaagtgagaaccccatttaatgagagatccttagtaagccaaaccttgatcattattaattaagtgatgatcataaaccctaagaacttgaggtatggagaataaaccctaacaggataagtagatctcattcaccacatgaaatcatagggaggtaactagtaggcaaccctaggcttatattccaaccttaacttgtgattcaattggtgatcataagtagaattctaccatatctacattccacatattcttcattTAAGAAACCTAAGAAAAccctagagttaaactctataatttacatggtgagaaaccattcatcattagaaccaaagttaactataaaaagaactataaccaatgtagttacttaaatgataaattgaggttaataatagaagccaattggtagaagataaaactaattctcaatatcttagtaactagaggagaacataaaatgttaagtaagcaaccaccttatcatggttagggagattaaaccctagcacatgcaacatGGTGTTATCTCATCTCTACAACTTAGAATTAAATCTTAACCCTAGttggtgtatcacttgggtgatcacaaataaaacctaaaccacaattaagattcaacccatgtaacattaggtaaatagcatttgaaccctagatttgcacatcaaataaatcttatgtTTCAATTCTTGAagataagaaaaaccttgtgctacattatatggttaaacccatatgtgtagtgatcaactatttatctttgtaaccaagatcaaccatgatggaacaaCACCTACCTTAGATGCTTTCAAAGATAATGATAGTGTTAACCTTATAAGGGCGTTGTAATAGACATCATAAAAACCCTAACAGATTGatactcacataaaatcatatgtgtacaaccaacttcttaaataaaataacaagtcctaatgataaactctaaaataccttgagctggacttaccaactctaatacttcaaatagattgatccacaagaaaaacataaaaataaaatgaggatataaaatcatgctcatttgctattttgaataaaacacaagtatgtaatataatgctttataaaatacttgtttcaaatggattatgggtgtaatagtcacttcacaacatccaaatggaattaacataattgagacacctgcaaaaataacagaattcaaatacgAATTCAAATtggcaaatacaaaacagaaaataagaagaaaaagaaaaacagaaaataaataagagaAAAGAGAGAAGCTTACTCGGACCTGGCCAGCCGAAGGAGCCCAACAGCagcctggccgtggcagcccaggAGCAGCCCATGGTCCATCTCCAAACCATGGCCCAAACCAGCCcgataccccttcgtctaaaaatctcgaggacgagatcgtcctcatccccttcctTCGCATGGGCGCcagcacgaagacgtgctcgTTCTTCTCCTCTCGCTGGCGATCTCTCCTTGAACGACGACGTGATGAGGCCCTCTCCAACGCAGTATAAAAGCTCCAGGACGAAAACGAGCGCCgaattcttcctcttctcctaaaAATTCCCCACACCCGAAACCCTAGCTGCGCCGgtcaccattaccgccggcgattggaGCACCCCCGAGCTGAGCTGAGCACACCATTgtctccgccgtcctcgacatgctctCGGGGCAGAAGGAATCGTACCGGGGCGAGCTATAGCCTCGCCGTCGAGCTCTTCCCTTCGTCGGTCGGCGACATAAAatccggcgatgccgacctccATAGACCACGCCGTCACGCCCTGCGTCCTTCTGGTGAGATGCTGAACCCCCCTAACACGCCCGCTTTGCTCTCTAGCCCGCCGTAGTGCCGCCGCACCGTGTTCCTGTCCacgccgccgctcggcctcgccggcgagcaagcTCCGGTGACTCaatcggagcggcgccgccaccatatggCTCACCGCATCACGCTGAGTCGATTAGGCCCAGCTGTTCGACCGCGGGGGTAGCccaacgccggcgccgtcgccgttTGACCGCCGGCCAGAACCTTCCCTGGCCACGTAACcaattttgacttggtcagccccatgtggcagccaacgtggcactAACCCCACATGTCTGTCACCGCGGGTAGGCTTAGTCtgggtacgtttagtatttccaGTCATTTATTAATTCCAGTAAATTACCGCAACttaaaataaatttagaaaatccaatttaagtcagaaaaatataaataagatatcaaaattcttaaaaaagaaaactctatccaataaaaatataaaatgaaacttttatttttaataaaaattcaattatttaatacttgttaattaagcattTTCCTGTAACtcttaatacaattaaaattcagaaattaggaaaacttttcaaactaaataaaaaaccagtaaagaaaataaagaaaacataaaaagtgtttttctttatttattattttgttaattctttattagtggaaacttaaaccctaattaataattaccttaattattaatttattaaaaataataaaatgccaaacccaacattatttttatttcaaagttattaataacttcaactttattaatgaagttattaatccaataattatagggtaattaggaaaccctagtttcaagtgataacctcataattttatgtggaaccctaaaaccctaattcaactatgcaccaaaccctagctccattagttcatatgaatcctagtttgcttctaacctaaaccctaggttagaacatgtgatcatgttacttcatttgtaatcatagattcatatctagcaactaaatactagtttaaCTCCACATaagatatgggaaccctatcactactaattagcatcccatgtgttcatcttcaacagaactagataattaagtagggataaccaagtgtaaaacctagatccttttaccaaagccatcagccttattcattcctatttagcatcacaccattgtgatgaacactaacaacaaccatacctactattttactttacataacctcgttccactaaaccctactagtgtgagatacttatgaaccatcctatttaagaaccaaccattctctactcagagatccaatggctaatacaagataacctcaaccttaattgtaatacttcttattatttaagaagtatgttcttcaaaagttattctttttaaataaaataaggaatcatcatcacccctgcttataaggacctatgaactctagccagctatcactagcaagataaacccaccttgacaaccaccatgtataataaattgcttaggatgcctaggcttaactcaacctcacaagccttaggtgttgatgaatccaactaggttgtgatccatctgttacttactccagaaaccaattagaactatagaaaaccatagaactccacaaacctAAT includes:
- the LOC124686820 gene encoding peroxidase 54-like; this translates as MAASFRFSLAARCSILLAAAVLVLVLSHGAQGAGLSSSFYDGSCPGTRDIVRRVIQDARVADARIPASLIRLHFHDCFVNGCDGSLLLDDDAQAAIMTEKNVPANDRSARGFGVVDNIKRALENACPGIVSCADILTLAAEISVELAGGPSWTVPLGRRDGTTTNIESAKNLPSPFDPLETLQEKFKNLGLDDTDLVALQGAHTFGRTQCQFTQRNCTAGQSEGALVNLDGVTPDVFDNKYYGNLLRGRAQLPSDQVMLSDPVAARTTAPIARRFSGNQKDFFRNFAASMVKMGNISPLTGRDGEIRKNCRRVNKTPY